The following are encoded together in the Flavobacterium haoranii genome:
- a CDS encoding lipoprotein N-acyltransferase Lnb domain-containing protein, with amino-acid sequence MILSENSEISILNCGTGNESYSLYGHTAIRIKDIPNNLDIVFNYGTFDFETPNFMLKFIKGDLQYFVSTNTFSNFYYNYQLEQRSVYEQKIKLSQTEKQRLFDSLNQSIYSDERFYTYKFIDRNCTTMVIDKVNEQIKNHKIESIKPIEKTYREILYPYMDNFFFQKLGINLIFGTKVDQPAERLFLPLELIQSLERNPIAEEKETLYEAVKIDYQPHFLDNIYTLIAILALIVLTRKKWLSLTYFAILGFLGLFFCVVGLYSFHEEVLWNYNALLINPIYLALAFYFYKNEKQKISVLAKVIFITHLLYLAFMLNKIHLGIISPILVANFILLALLIKGNKRIIN; translated from the coding sequence ATTATTCTTTCAGAAAATAGCGAAATCAGCATTTTAAATTGTGGTACTGGAAACGAATCTTATTCACTTTATGGTCATACAGCCATTAGAATTAAAGACATTCCTAATAATCTAGACATTGTATTCAATTATGGAACTTTCGATTTTGAAACTCCAAATTTTATGTTGAAATTTATTAAAGGAGATTTACAATATTTTGTTAGCACAAATACTTTTTCAAATTTTTATTACAATTATCAATTAGAACAACGTTCTGTTTACGAACAAAAAATAAAACTTTCTCAAACCGAAAAACAAAGGTTATTTGATTCCTTAAATCAGTCTATATATTCAGACGAAAGATTTTACACTTATAAATTTATCGATAGAAATTGCACCACCATGGTTATTGATAAAGTAAATGAGCAAATTAAAAATCATAAAATTGAATCGATAAAACCGATTGAAAAAACGTACCGAGAAATTTTATATCCCTATATGGATAACTTTTTCTTTCAAAAACTCGGAATTAATTTAATTTTTGGAACCAAAGTAGATCAACCAGCAGAACGTTTATTTTTACCGTTAGAATTGATTCAATCGCTTGAACGAAATCCAATAGCTGAAGAAAAAGAAACGCTTTATGAAGCAGTTAAAATTGACTATCAACCACATTTTTTAGACAATATTTACACTTTAATAGCTATTTTGGCATTAATTGTACTTACTAGAAAAAAATGGTTGTCACTTACTTATTTTGCAATTCTTGGCTTTTTAGGTTTATTTTTTTGTGTCGTAGGATTATACTCTTTCCATGAAGAAGTTTTATGGAATTACAACGCGTTACTAATTAATCCTATATATCTAGCATTAGCCTTTTACTTCTATAAGAACGAAAAACAAAAAATTTCAGTCTTAGCAAAAGTCATTTTTATAACCCATTTGTTGTATTTGGCTTTTATGTTAAACAAAATTCATTTAGGAATTATAAGTCCAATTCTTGTGGCTAATTTTATTTTATTAGCTTTATTAATCAAAGGAAACAAACGAATCATAAATTAA
- a CDS encoding putative type IX sorting system protein PorV2: MKKIVLLFLIFSSQLTWSQTVRKYSNEFMNIGVDAAALGMSNTVTAQTGDVNSGYWNPAGLLNLEDNQLGLMHANYFANIAQYDYAAFGMPIDDRSAVGISLIRFGVDDILDTTQLIDSQGNIDYNRISLFSTADYGLTVSYARSLPIDGLNYGINAKIIHRIIGDFASSWGFGFDLGIQYISDEEDWKFGLMLRDITTTYNTWTINEDKYNEIRDAIPGENQELPETSEVTLPKAQLGISKKYIIRYDYSITGAANLNMQFARTNDIISTNVVSVDPAVGFEAGYIDLIFLRGGVGNFQQITQIDGSNKLSFQPNFGVGFKYKGIQVDYALTDLGNQSTALYSNIFSVKVDFGIFR, from the coding sequence TTGAAAAAAATTGTTTTACTCTTTTTAATTTTTTCAAGCCAACTTACGTGGTCTCAAACTGTTCGTAAATATTCTAATGAATTTATGAATATTGGAGTTGATGCTGCAGCTTTAGGTATGAGTAATACCGTTACAGCTCAAACTGGCGACGTAAACTCGGGTTATTGGAATCCTGCAGGATTATTAAATCTTGAAGACAACCAACTTGGCTTAATGCATGCAAACTACTTTGCTAATATAGCACAATATGATTATGCTGCTTTTGGAATGCCAATTGATGACAGAAGTGCAGTTGGAATTTCCTTAATTCGTTTTGGAGTTGACGACATTTTGGACACCACTCAATTAATTGATAGTCAAGGAAATATTGATTACAATAGAATTTCATTATTTTCAACTGCCGATTATGGTTTGACAGTTTCATACGCAAGAAGTTTACCAATTGACGGTTTAAACTACGGAATTAATGCAAAAATTATTCATAGAATTATTGGAGATTTTGCTAGTTCTTGGGGATTTGGTTTCGATTTAGGTATTCAATATATAAGTGATGAAGAAGATTGGAAATTTGGTTTAATGTTACGCGACATCACTACAACTTACAATACTTGGACAATTAACGAAGATAAGTACAACGAAATTAGAGATGCAATTCCTGGTGAAAACCAAGAGTTACCAGAAACTTCAGAAGTTACGCTTCCTAAGGCACAATTAGGAATTTCTAAAAAATATATCATAAGATACGATTACAGTATAACAGGTGCTGCAAATTTAAACATGCAATTTGCAAGAACAAACGATATTATTTCTACGAATGTAGTGAGTGTTGATCCTGCAGTTGGTTTTGAAGCGGGTTATATCGATTTAATTTTCTTACGTGGTGGCGTTGGTAACTTTCAACAAATTACTCAAATTGACGGTTCAAATAAACTAAGTTTTCAACCCAACTTTGGTGTAGGTTTCAAATACAAAGGAATTCAAGTAGATTATGCTTTAACCGATTTAGGAAATCAAAGTACTGCTTTATATTCTAACATATTTTCAGTAAAAGTTGATTTTGGAATTTTCCGATAA
- a CDS encoding CDP-alcohol phosphatidyltransferase family protein, which produces MSITKYIPNGLTLLNLLSGLLALVSVFNGYYDHAFYFVCLGIFFDFWDGFAARKLNVSSDLGLQLDSLADMVTSGVVPGLMMFKLFDFIQAETPEYMLTDETFYMGFVPYLGFLITLASCYRLANFNIDPRQTDHFIGLPTPANALFVMSIPMIQYADQYQWLTDLLYNPYVLLVITLVSTYLLNAEVVLFSLKVKNINWKDNKLQISFLIFAVLLLILFQVVAIPMIILSYIVVSFFVNRLKVSNA; this is translated from the coding sequence ATGTCAATAACCAAGTATATTCCAAATGGACTTACTTTACTTAATTTGTTATCAGGTCTTTTGGCCTTAGTAAGTGTTTTTAATGGATATTACGATCATGCTTTTTATTTTGTATGCTTAGGAATTTTCTTTGATTTTTGGGATGGTTTTGCTGCTAGAAAATTAAATGTATCAAGCGATTTAGGCTTACAATTAGATTCACTTGCCGATATGGTAACAAGTGGAGTAGTGCCTGGATTAATGATGTTTAAATTATTTGATTTTATTCAAGCGGAAACTCCTGAATATATGTTGACAGACGAAACTTTTTACATGGGATTTGTGCCTTATTTAGGTTTTTTAATTACACTTGCTTCTTGCTACCGATTGGCTAATTTTAATATCGATCCAAGACAAACAGATCATTTTATTGGATTACCAACTCCTGCAAATGCCTTATTTGTAATGAGTATTCCAATGATTCAATATGCTGATCAATATCAATGGTTAACCGATTTATTGTATAATCCTTATGTATTATTAGTTATTACTTTAGTGAGTACTTATTTATTAAATGCGGAAGTTGTTTTATTTTCATTAAAAGTTAAAAACATTAACTGGAAAGATAACAAACTACAAATCTCATTTTTAATATTTGCTGTATTACTTTTAATTCTTTTTCAAGTAGTTGCCATTCCAATGATTATTTTATCATACATTGTGGTTTCTTTTTTTGTAAACAGATTAAAAGTATCAAATGCCTAA
- a CDS encoding glycoside hydrolase family 25 protein, whose amino-acid sequence MPKYPVKKKTFTKSKTKRKTSTSFRIFVYLFVFFVVTGLGIFTYEYADGLLFYLGFKSKNEYGLTKEERRINDIHIYEVLDTHKDFMIGFDISEYQEKIEWESLGKIEDTFDLNFVFVRATAGNNKVDKRFKENWIASKEKGIIRGAYHYYRPNENSIQQANNFIKTVKLEKGDLPPVLDIEKLPRTQSLDSLKKGLRRWLVKVEKHYKMKPIIYSGESYYTDFLRKEFSEYPFWIANYNFWRKKPDDHWLIWQFTEKAQVNGVKGLVDVNLFNGDFIKLIENTKD is encoded by the coding sequence ATGCCTAAATATCCTGTAAAGAAAAAAACATTTACGAAATCTAAAACCAAGAGAAAAACGAGTACGAGTTTTAGAATATTTGTGTATTTGTTTGTATTCTTTGTGGTTACAGGTTTAGGAATTTTCACCTACGAATATGCCGATGGTTTATTGTTTTATTTAGGTTTTAAATCTAAAAACGAATATGGTTTAACCAAAGAAGAAAGGCGTATAAACGATATTCACATTTATGAAGTTCTAGATACTCATAAAGATTTTATGATTGGTTTTGATATTTCTGAATATCAAGAAAAAATTGAATGGGAGAGCCTAGGTAAAATTGAAGATACTTTCGATTTAAATTTTGTGTTTGTTAGAGCTACTGCCGGAAATAATAAAGTTGATAAACGCTTTAAGGAGAATTGGATTGCATCGAAAGAAAAAGGAATTATTCGTGGCGCTTATCATTATTATCGTCCAAATGAAAATTCCATTCAACAAGCTAATAATTTTATAAAAACGGTAAAACTAGAAAAAGGCGATTTACCACCAGTTTTAGATATCGAAAAATTACCGCGAACACAATCTTTGGATAGTTTAAAAAAGGGATTAAGACGTTGGTTGGTAAAAGTTGAAAAACATTACAAAATGAAGCCCATTATTTATTCGGGTGAAAGCTATTATACCGATTTTTTACGAAAAGAGTTTTCTGAATATCCATTTTGGATTGCCAATTATAATTTTTGGAGAAAAAAGCCAGATGATCATTGGTTAATTTGGCAATTTACCGAAAAAGCTCAAGTAAATGGGGTAAAAGGTTTAGTTGATGTTAATCTTTTTAATGGCGATTTTATAAAGTTAATAGAAAATACTAAAGATTAA
- a CDS encoding MerR family transcriptional regulator — MNNIKSVFSVKDLENLSGVKAHTIRIWEKRYNLFSPIRDDNNIRSYNTDDLKKILNISYLNNFGYKISKIAKLTESEMVALTQQIYSEKTQASFAISNLKFAMFNFDAKLFHSTYDELEKSKSFEEIFYDVFIPLLDEIGFLWQTETLKPVHEHFISSLIRQKLFSEIEKAQKNVNFSNEEVYVLYLPMHEIHELGIMFVNYLLLRKNKHVIYLGESVPMEDLQEVIKYYNKITFLSYFTVQPEIDNLESYLFDFKNSILKREQDRFYILGKQVSDYHSQIPGIYTFSGIQAMLMTL; from the coding sequence ATGAACAATATTAAATCTGTTTTTAGTGTTAAAGATCTTGAGAACCTTTCTGGAGTTAAAGCGCATACCATTAGAATTTGGGAAAAACGATATAATTTATTTTCTCCAATTCGTGATGACAATAATATTCGGTCTTATAATACCGATGATTTAAAAAAAATTTTAAATATTTCTTATTTAAATAATTTTGGATATAAAATATCCAAAATAGCTAAGCTCACCGAAAGTGAAATGGTAGCACTTACGCAGCAAATTTATTCAGAAAAAACTCAGGCTTCTTTCGCAATTTCAAATTTAAAGTTTGCAATGTTTAACTTTGATGCGAAACTTTTTCATTCAACTTATGACGAGTTAGAGAAATCTAAAAGTTTTGAAGAAATTTTCTACGATGTTTTTATTCCGCTACTAGATGAAATTGGTTTTTTATGGCAAACAGAAACACTAAAGCCTGTTCATGAGCATTTTATAAGTTCGCTTATAAGACAAAAATTATTTTCAGAAATTGAAAAAGCTCAAAAAAATGTAAATTTTTCTAATGAAGAGGTTTATGTCTTATATCTTCCCATGCATGAAATTCATGAATTGGGTATTATGTTTGTAAATTATTTATTACTGCGAAAAAATAAACATGTAATATATTTGGGCGAAAGTGTTCCCATGGAAGATCTTCAAGAAGTTATAAAATATTACAATAAAATTACCTTTCTAAGCTACTTTACTGTCCAACCAGAAATTGATAATTTAGAAAGCTATTTGTTTGATTTTAAAAATTCAATATTAAAGAGAGAACAAGATAGATTTTATATTCTTGGTAAACAAGTTTCCGATTATCACTCACAAATACCAGGTATCTATACTTTTTCAGGAATTCAAGCCATGTTAATGACACTGTAA
- a CDS encoding phytoene desaturase family protein: MKKKIAIIGAGFSSLAAASYLAKAGHSVTVFEKNATLGGRARRLSKEGFHFDMGPTWYWMPDVFEKFFLDFNKKPSDYYQLEKLSPAYQVYFDKNSSITIEDDLEKIVETFEKIEKGSGKKLKKFIHTARENYKIAVEKMVYKPGDSILELISLETALRVNQFFSTIKKDVRKEFKDERLRQILEFPVLFLGAKPSNTPSFYNFMNYADFGLGTWHPKKGMYAVVEAMVTLAQSLGVKFQTNANVSKIIVENGNAQGIVVNNEELFFDAVLSGADYHFTETLLDSSYRMYSEKYWETKTFAPSSLLFYVGFDKKIENVEHHTLFFDTSFEEHAKEIYDTKQWPKEPLFYASFPSKTDAYFAPNGKEAATFLIPLAPGLEDNLELREKYFDIIIDRLEKLTGQSLKKFVLFKESFCVADFIADYNSYKGNAYGLANILTQTAFLRPKIKSRKVQNLFFTGQLTVPGPGVPPSIISGKIVSDKILKYLSS, encoded by the coding sequence ATGAAAAAGAAAATTGCTATAATAGGTGCTGGTTTTTCCTCCTTGGCTGCTGCCTCATATCTAGCCAAAGCGGGTCATTCCGTTACAGTTTTTGAAAAAAATGCAACTTTAGGAGGAAGAGCTAGACGACTTTCAAAGGAAGGTTTTCATTTCGACATGGGACCCACTTGGTATTGGATGCCAGATGTGTTTGAAAAGTTTTTTTTAGACTTTAATAAAAAACCATCCGATTATTATCAGCTAGAAAAGTTGTCTCCTGCTTACCAAGTTTATTTTGATAAAAATAGCTCTATTACAATTGAAGATGACTTAGAAAAAATTGTTGAAACTTTCGAAAAAATTGAAAAGGGAAGTGGAAAAAAATTAAAAAAGTTCATTCATACTGCAAGAGAAAATTATAAAATTGCAGTTGAAAAAATGGTTTACAAGCCTGGTGATTCAATTTTAGAATTAATAAGTTTAGAAACTGCTTTAAGAGTTAATCAGTTTTTTTCTACGATTAAGAAAGATGTTAGAAAAGAATTTAAAGATGAGCGTTTACGACAAATTCTAGAATTTCCTGTTTTATTTTTAGGCGCAAAACCATCAAATACACCATCGTTCTATAATTTTATGAATTATGCCGACTTTGGATTAGGAACTTGGCATCCCAAAAAAGGAATGTATGCAGTCGTAGAAGCTATGGTAACTTTAGCTCAAAGTTTAGGAGTAAAATTTCAAACAAACGCAAATGTTTCAAAAATCATAGTTGAAAATGGTAATGCACAAGGTATTGTAGTTAATAATGAAGAGTTATTTTTCGATGCTGTTTTAAGTGGTGCAGATTATCATTTTACAGAAACGTTGTTGGATAGTTCCTATAGAATGTATTCGGAAAAATATTGGGAAACAAAGACTTTTGCTCCTTCTTCTTTATTGTTTTATGTTGGTTTTGATAAAAAAATTGAGAATGTAGAACATCATACATTATTTTTTGATACCTCATTTGAAGAGCATGCAAAAGAAATCTACGACACTAAGCAATGGCCAAAAGAACCGCTTTTTTATGCTAGTTTTCCATCTAAAACAGATGCATATTTTGCTCCAAATGGAAAAGAAGCAGCTACTTTCTTAATTCCATTAGCTCCAGGTTTAGAAGATAATTTAGAATTACGTGAAAAATATTTTGACATAATAATTGACCGTTTAGAAAAATTAACAGGTCAAAGTTTAAAAAAATTCGTACTTTTCAAAGAGAGTTTTTGTGTAGCCGATTTTATAGCGGACTATAATTCATATAAAGGAAATGCTTATGGTTTAGCTAATATTTTAACCCAAACAGCATTTTTAAGACCTAAAATAAAGAGTAGAAAAGTTCAAAATTTATTTTTTACTGGACAGTTAACCGTTCCTGGACCAGGTGTTCCTCCCTCAATTATTTCAGGAAAAATTGTAAGCGATAAAATTTTAAAATATTTATCATCATGA
- a CDS encoding phytoene/squalene synthase family protein, which produces MKALFDSASLECSKKITKLYSTSFSLAIKMLAPEIQDDIYAIYGFVRCADEIVDTFDGYEQELLLNEFEAEYEKALERKISLNTVLNAFQKVVHQYGLQELVKPFMHSMRMDLTKKEYNSFAEYEEYIFGSADVVGLMCLKVFVKGDEKKYEELKASAMRLGSAFQKVNFLRDLKHDYESLGRVYFPGINFESLSNEDKTKIINEINQDFEEAFKGILKLPIEAKFGVYTAYRYYKSLMKKISKTQPNEFLSKRIRVSNPLKLVILGKSYLRYQFNIIQA; this is translated from the coding sequence ATGAAAGCATTATTCGATTCGGCATCTTTAGAATGCAGTAAAAAAATTACAAAGTTGTACAGTACCTCTTTTTCGTTAGCTATTAAAATGTTGGCACCGGAAATTCAAGACGATATTTATGCTATTTACGGTTTTGTGCGTTGTGCCGATGAGATTGTAGATACTTTTGATGGGTATGAACAAGAATTACTTTTAAACGAATTTGAAGCCGAATATGAGAAGGCATTAGAACGTAAAATAAGTTTAAATACTGTTTTAAATGCCTTTCAAAAAGTAGTGCATCAATATGGTTTACAAGAGTTGGTTAAGCCTTTTATGCACAGTATGCGAATGGATTTAACCAAGAAAGAATATAATTCGTTTGCAGAATATGAAGAATATATTTTTGGTTCAGCGGATGTAGTTGGGTTAATGTGTTTAAAGGTTTTTGTAAAAGGAGATGAAAAAAAATATGAAGAACTAAAAGCAAGTGCGATGCGATTAGGTTCGGCTTTTCAAAAGGTAAATTTCTTGAGAGATTTAAAACACGATTATGAAAGTTTAGGACGAGTTTATTTTCCTGGAATCAATTTTGAATCTTTAAGTAATGAAGATAAAACCAAAATCATAAATGAAATTAATCAAGATTTTGAAGAAGCTTTTAAAGGAATTTTAAAACTACCTATTGAAGCTAAGTTTGGGGTTTACACAGCGTATCGTTACTATAAAAGCTTGATGAAAAAGATTAGCAAAACACAACCAAATGAATTTTTAAGTAAAAGAATTCGTGTGTCAAATCCTTTAAAATTAGTAATTTTGGGTAAATCGTATTTGCGTTATCAATTTAATATAATCCAAGCTTAA
- a CDS encoding sterol desaturase family protein, whose protein sequence is MEYLLFIGITIATFITMEGVTWCTHKFVMHGFLWYLHEDHHQPKYQNILEKNDAFFVIFAIPSIALFYYGLEPVLNFKFFIGLGILLYGIAYFLVHDVLIHQRFKWFKHTKNKYLIGLRKAHKIHHKHLGKEHGECFGMLFVPKKYFSM, encoded by the coding sequence ATGGAATATTTACTATTCATAGGAATTACTATAGCTACTTTCATTACAATGGAAGGAGTAACTTGGTGTACACACAAATTTGTAATGCATGGTTTTTTGTGGTATTTACATGAAGATCATCACCAACCCAAGTATCAAAATATATTGGAGAAAAACGATGCTTTTTTTGTAATTTTTGCAATTCCGAGTATTGCTTTGTTTTATTATGGATTAGAGCCAGTCTTAAACTTTAAATTCTTTATTGGCTTAGGAATTTTGCTTTATGGAATTGCTTATTTTTTAGTGCATGATGTTCTTATTCATCAACGTTTTAAATGGTTTAAACATACTAAAAACAAATATTTAATTGGCTTACGAAAAGCACATAAAATTCATCATAAACATTTAGGAAAAGAACATGGTGAATGTTTTGGGATGTTGTTTGTTCCTAAAAAATATTTTTCAATGTAA
- a CDS encoding lycopene cyclase domain-containing protein: MEKYLYLTIDLLTLSVPLLASFYSKHAYYKNWSSLFKAIVIVGLFFLVWDAYFTHIGIWGFNERYLTGIKVFNLPLEEVLFFICIPYSSVFVYFSMEYLLKKNPLEKSHQLITHFLLTFSIVVFVMHYDKWYTASTFGFLAMYLLFHLYRKTYLGRHYFSYTITLVFFFIVNGILTGSFIDEPVVWYNDAENLGIRIGTIPFEDAFYGFLLIAAIIDWFDCFRKKK, from the coding sequence ATGGAAAAGTATCTCTACTTAACTATAGATTTACTGACACTTTCTGTGCCATTGTTGGCTAGTTTTTATTCTAAACACGCTTATTATAAAAATTGGTCTTCTTTATTTAAAGCAATTGTTATTGTTGGACTTTTCTTTTTAGTTTGGGATGCTTATTTTACTCATATTGGCATTTGGGGATTTAACGAACGCTATTTAACTGGAATCAAAGTTTTCAACTTACCTTTAGAGGAAGTTTTGTTCTTCATTTGTATACCTTATTCGAGTGTGTTTGTTTATTTTTCGATGGAATATTTACTGAAGAAAAATCCGCTAGAGAAATCACATCAACTCATTACCCATTTTCTATTAACGTTTTCCATTGTAGTTTTTGTTATGCATTACGACAAGTGGTACACGGCTTCTACTTTTGGATTTTTAGCTATGTATTTATTGTTTCATTTGTACCGAAAAACCTATTTAGGCAGACATTATTTTTCCTATACTATCACCTTAGTTTTCTTTTTTATCGTAAATGGAATTTTAACGGGAAGTTTTATAGACGAACCAGTTGTTTGGTACAACGATGCTGAAAATTTAGGAATTCGAATAGGAACAATTCCTTTTGAAGATGCTTTTTATGGGTTTTTGCTTATAGCGGCGATAATTGATTGGTTTGATTGTTTTAGAAAGAAGAAGTAA